A region from the Pseudomonas sp. Teo4 genome encodes:
- a CDS encoding SDR family oxidoreductase: MANSRTALIIGASRGLGLGLVQRLHEDGWNIIATVRDPQKPGALGDIPGVRIEQLEMNDTTQLDGLKQRLTGELFDLVFVNAGVMGPLPQDVDSVQPSDVGDLFMTNAVAPIRVARRLVGQVREGSGVLAFMSSILGSVTIPDGSELCLYKASKAALNSMINSFLVELQRPDLCVLAMHPGWVKTDMGGENAEIDVLTSTRGMVDQINAQSGNAGLRFINYKGESLIW; the protein is encoded by the coding sequence ATGGCTAACTCAAGAACTGCCCTAATCATCGGCGCCTCCCGTGGGCTCGGCCTAGGCTTGGTGCAACGTCTTCATGAAGACGGCTGGAACATCATTGCCACAGTGCGAGACCCACAGAAGCCAGGTGCCCTCGGCGACATCCCCGGTGTGCGCATCGAACAGCTTGAAATGAACGACACTACCCAGCTCGATGGCCTGAAACAGCGCCTGACGGGTGAATTGTTCGACCTGGTATTCGTCAACGCCGGCGTGATGGGCCCCCTGCCACAGGATGTGGACAGCGTGCAGCCAAGCGATGTCGGCGACCTGTTCATGACCAATGCCGTTGCGCCCATCCGAGTCGCACGCCGCCTGGTTGGCCAAGTGCGCGAAGGCAGCGGTGTGCTGGCCTTCATGAGCTCGATTCTGGGTAGCGTGACCATCCCCGATGGCAGCGAGCTATGCTTGTACAAAGCCAGCAAGGCGGCCCTGAACTCGATGATCAACAGCTTCCTGGTCGAGCTGCAGCGCCCCGACCTTTGCGTGTTGGCCATGCACCCGGGCTGGGTGAAAACCGACATGGGTGGCGAGAACGCCGAGATCGACGTACTGACCAGCACCCGTGGCATGGTCGACCAGATCAACGCACAAAGTGGCAATGCCGGTCTGCGCTTCATCAACTACAAAGGCGAGAGCCTGATCTGGTGA
- a CDS encoding helix-turn-helix transcriptional regulator — protein sequence MKAASSISQIAGLMADPKRSAMLWALIDGIPRPADELAVMTGLTSSSACAHLSLLSSAGLLRLEARGRKRYFRLATPQVGAAVEALASVQLESARGSGVRGAPLQVPLSMRRARRCGDHLGGELASELYHRLVVAGWLEGNGRQLVVSEQGRTELATIGVYIEALAPCQQRGSTLCHCNEWSDQGPHIGGSLGQAMFKLFLQSGWIREPEDTRALHISAVGIQQINQIARVTTLQVG from the coding sequence ATGAAAGCAGCCAGCAGCATCAGCCAGATCGCCGGCCTGATGGCCGACCCAAAACGTAGCGCGATGTTATGGGCGTTGATAGACGGCATACCCCGGCCAGCCGATGAGCTGGCGGTGATGACCGGGCTGACATCATCCTCGGCGTGTGCGCACCTTTCCCTGCTCTCGTCGGCAGGCCTGCTCAGGCTGGAAGCGCGGGGGCGTAAGCGTTACTTCCGATTGGCCACTCCGCAAGTGGGCGCGGCGGTTGAGGCATTGGCCAGCGTGCAACTGGAAAGCGCCAGAGGCTCCGGTGTTCGGGGGGCGCCTTTGCAGGTGCCGTTGTCGATGCGCAGGGCTCGCCGCTGCGGCGATCACCTGGGCGGAGAACTGGCGAGTGAGCTGTACCACCGACTGGTGGTCGCTGGCTGGCTGGAGGGTAATGGACGGCAACTGGTGGTCAGCGAACAGGGCCGCACCGAATTGGCCACCATCGGCGTTTACATCGAAGCCCTGGCGCCTTGCCAGCAGCGGGGAAGCACGCTCTGCCACTGTAACGAGTGGAGCGACCAAGGGCCGCACATCGGCGGCAGCTTGGGTCAGGCGATGTTCAAGCTGTTCTTGCAGTCGGGGTGGATTCGCGAGCCAGAAGACACCCGGGCGCTGCACATATCCGCGGTGGGTATTCAGCAGATCAACCAGATCGCCAGGGTAACGACCTTGCAGGTGGGCTGA
- a CDS encoding adenosine deaminase: MYEWLNALPKAELHLHLEGSLEPELLFALAERNKIALPWGDVEALRSAYAFNNLQEFLDLYYQGADVLRTEQDFYDLTWAYLQRCKAQNVIHTEPFFDPQTHTDRGIPFEVVLNGINQALKDGRDQLGISSGLILSFLRHLSEEEAQKTLDQALPFRDTFIAVGLDSSEQGHPPSKFQRVFDRARAEGFLTVAHAGEEGPPEYIWEAIDLLKIQRIDHGVRAIEDERLMQRIIDEQIPLTVCPLSNIKLCVFEHMGQHNILDMLERGVKVTVNSDDPAYFGGYVTENFHALHTHLGMTEDQARRLAQNSLDARLVR; the protein is encoded by the coding sequence ATGTATGAATGGTTGAACGCCCTGCCCAAGGCCGAACTGCACCTGCACCTTGAAGGCTCGTTGGAGCCCGAACTGCTGTTCGCACTGGCCGAGCGCAACAAGATCGCCCTGCCCTGGGGGGATGTGGAAGCGTTGCGCAGTGCCTACGCCTTCAACAACCTGCAGGAATTCCTCGACCTCTATTACCAGGGCGCGGACGTGCTGCGCACCGAGCAGGACTTCTACGACCTGACCTGGGCCTACCTGCAGCGCTGCAAAGCTCAGAACGTCATCCACACCGAGCCTTTCTTCGACCCGCAGACCCACACCGACCGTGGCATCCCATTCGAAGTGGTGCTCAATGGCATCAACCAGGCGCTGAAGGATGGCCGTGACCAGTTGGGCATCTCCAGCGGGCTGATTCTCAGTTTCCTGCGCCACCTCAGCGAAGAGGAAGCCCAGAAGACCCTCGACCAGGCTCTGCCTTTCCGTGACACCTTCATCGCCGTCGGCCTCGACAGCTCGGAGCAAGGTCACCCGCCCAGCAAGTTCCAGCGCGTCTTCGACCGTGCCCGCGCCGAGGGCTTCCTGACCGTGGCACACGCAGGCGAGGAAGGCCCACCCGAATACATCTGGGAAGCCATCGACCTGCTGAAGATCCAGCGCATTGACCATGGCGTGCGTGCCATCGAGGACGAACGCCTGATGCAACGCATCATCGACGAGCAGATTCCGCTGACCGTCTGCCCATTGTCGAACATCAAGCTCTGCGTGTTCGAACACATGGGCCAACACAACATCCTCGACATGCTCGAGCGCGGTGTGAAGGTCACAGTCAACTCCGATGACCCTGCCTACTTCGGCGGCTATGTCACCGAGAACTTCCATGCTCTGCACACTCACCTGGGCATGACCGAAGACCAAGCCCGTCGACTGGCACAAAACAGCCTCGACGCCCGCCTCGTTCGCTGA
- a CDS encoding helix-turn-helix transcriptional regulator has translation MPTIGHPRPIPVLDHLPRPLYARAESLGAGSWTTRHRHDWVQFSYAISGVLGVYTADGSYFAPPQWGVWIPADAEHEVVTSMQAEMRSLYVRRDACPWAPTQCRVLEVTPLARELIKQFCLFPVDYPEGDSAEARLVSVLLDQLRTLPEVGFSLPLPRHPGLLALCNGLIAAPEQAQTLQEWARQLECSEKTLMRLFQRETGLSFRNWRQRMRLLSSLALLEAGESVTEAALGCGYDSTSAYIAAFKQLFGSTPGELRL, from the coding sequence ATGCCGACTATCGGACACCCACGCCCCATCCCTGTGCTGGACCACCTGCCCAGGCCGCTATATGCCCGGGCCGAAAGCCTTGGCGCCGGTTCCTGGACCACCCGCCATCGCCACGATTGGGTGCAGTTTTCCTATGCCATCAGCGGTGTATTGGGCGTGTACACCGCCGATGGCAGTTACTTCGCACCGCCACAATGGGGCGTGTGGATTCCGGCCGATGCCGAACATGAAGTGGTGACCTCGATGCAGGCTGAAATGCGCAGCCTCTATGTGCGCCGCGATGCTTGCCCATGGGCGCCGACGCAATGCCGGGTACTGGAAGTGACGCCGCTGGCGCGGGAGCTGATCAAGCAGTTCTGCCTGTTTCCCGTGGACTACCCGGAAGGCGACAGTGCCGAAGCACGATTGGTATCTGTACTGCTCGACCAGCTACGCACGTTGCCTGAAGTGGGCTTCTCGCTGCCGCTGCCGCGCCATCCGGGGTTGCTGGCCCTGTGCAACGGCCTGATCGCGGCGCCCGAGCAGGCGCAGACTCTGCAGGAGTGGGCCAGGCAGCTGGAGTGTTCGGAAAAGACCCTGATGCGCCTGTTCCAGCGGGAAACCGGCCTGAGTTTTCGTAACTGGCGCCAGCGTATGCGCCTGCTGTCGTCCCTGGCCCTGCTGGAGGCGGGTGAAAGTGTGACTGAGGCGGCGCTGGGCTGCGGCTATGACTCCACCTCAGCCTACATCGCCGCCTTCAAGCAGCTGTTCGGGTCGACACCCGGCGAGCTGCGTCTTTAG
- a CDS encoding acetyl-CoA C-acetyltransferase: MRSTRRVAILGGNRIPFARSNGAYANASNHAMLTITLEGLIERYRLHGLRLGEVVAGAVLKHSRDMALTRECVLGSRLSPQTPAYDIQQACATGLEAALLVANKIALGQIDSAIAGGVDTTSDAPIAVNEGLRRILLQAHGGRTLGERLKPFLKLRPGHLKPELPRNEEARTGLSMGEHCERMAQAWQIGRAEQDELALLSHQRLAASYTDGWQDDLQTPFMGLTRDNNLRPDLTLEQLAGLKPVFDRSGQGTLTAGNATPLTDGASLVLLGSEEWAQAHGLSVLAYLVDGETAAVDFVTGKEGLLMAPVYAVPRLLARNGLTLQDFDYYEIHEAFAAQVLCTLKAWEDADYCRDRLGLDGPLGAIDRSKLNVKGSSLAAGHPFAATGGRILAHMAKLLATAGKGRGLISICAAGGQGVTAIVER; this comes from the coding sequence ATGCGTTCAACTCGCCGGGTCGCGATCCTGGGCGGTAACCGAATTCCCTTCGCCCGCTCCAACGGCGCCTATGCCAATGCCAGTAATCACGCGATGCTCACCATCACGCTTGAAGGCCTGATCGAGCGCTACCGGCTGCATGGGTTGCGGTTGGGGGAGGTAGTGGCGGGGGCGGTGCTCAAGCACTCCCGCGACATGGCTCTGACCCGCGAGTGTGTGCTTGGCTCCCGGTTGTCGCCGCAGACGCCGGCCTATGACATCCAGCAGGCCTGCGCCACGGGCCTGGAGGCGGCGTTGCTGGTGGCCAACAAGATTGCCTTGGGGCAGATCGACAGCGCGATCGCAGGCGGGGTGGACACTACCTCCGATGCGCCCATCGCAGTCAATGAAGGCTTGCGCCGCATTCTGCTGCAGGCCCATGGTGGCAGGACGCTGGGGGAGCGGCTCAAGCCGTTCCTCAAGCTGCGCCCTGGCCACTTGAAGCCAGAGCTGCCACGTAATGAAGAGGCGCGTACTGGCCTTTCCATGGGCGAGCACTGCGAGCGCATGGCCCAGGCCTGGCAGATTGGCCGTGCCGAGCAGGACGAACTGGCGTTGCTGAGCCACCAGCGTTTGGCTGCTTCCTATACAGATGGCTGGCAGGATGATTTGCAGACACCGTTCATGGGGCTGACCCGTGACAACAACCTGCGCCCGGATCTGACCCTGGAGCAGCTCGCTGGCTTGAAACCTGTGTTCGACCGCAGCGGGCAGGGCACATTGACCGCCGGCAATGCCACTCCCCTGACTGATGGCGCCTCGCTGGTGCTGCTGGGCAGCGAAGAGTGGGCCCAGGCTCACGGCTTGTCGGTGCTGGCGTATCTGGTCGATGGCGAGACGGCCGCAGTGGACTTCGTCACCGGCAAGGAGGGCCTGCTGATGGCCCCGGTGTACGCAGTACCACGCCTGCTGGCACGTAATGGCCTGACCCTGCAGGACTTTGACTACTACGAAATTCACGAAGCGTTCGCTGCCCAGGTCCTGTGCACGCTCAAGGCCTGGGAGGATGCGGACTATTGCCGCGATCGCCTGGGGCTCGATGGGCCGCTGGGGGCAATCGACCGCAGCAAGCTCAACGTCAAAGGCAGCTCGCTGGCGGCTGGGCACCCGTTCGCGGCCACCGGAGGGCGGATTCTGGCCCACATGGCCAAGCTGCTGGCGACGGCGGGTAAGGGCAGGGGCCTGATCTCGATTTGCGCGGCGGGTGGGCAGGGGGTTACGGCCATCGTCGAGCGTTGA
- a CDS encoding methyl-accepting chemotaxis protein produces the protein MVSTAFHEMVATANEVARSCSQAAQSADSGQAQAREGQQQIDAAVNSVDRLSQEIEQSAQSIQQLERDSNAIQSILGTIRSIAEQTNLLALNAAIEAARAGEQGRGFAVVADEVRALAKRTADSTAEIDGLLGNLASRTAEVAEQMHASLEVSQQSVSRIGLARDSFGQIRESVDIIRDMNTQIATAAEEQHQVAEDINRHISQIHGDAQLVAELAQAARQDSESLAGLSNELDALVRRFRT, from the coding sequence ATGGTCTCCACCGCCTTCCACGAAATGGTTGCCACCGCCAACGAAGTGGCCCGTTCCTGCAGCCAGGCCGCGCAATCGGCCGACAGCGGCCAGGCGCAGGCCCGCGAAGGCCAGCAGCAGATCGATGCGGCGGTGAACAGCGTCGATCGCCTGAGCCAGGAAATCGAACAGTCGGCGCAGTCGATCCAGCAACTGGAACGTGACAGCAACGCCATCCAGTCGATCCTCGGCACCATCCGCTCGATTGCCGAACAGACCAACCTGCTGGCCCTTAACGCCGCCATCGAAGCCGCCCGTGCTGGCGAGCAGGGCCGTGGCTTCGCCGTGGTCGCCGACGAAGTACGCGCCTTGGCCAAGCGCACTGCCGATTCCACCGCCGAGATCGACGGCCTGCTGGGCAACCTGGCCAGCCGCACCGCCGAAGTCGCTGAACAGATGCATGCAAGCCTGGAAGTGTCGCAGCAGTCGGTCAGCCGCATCGGCCTGGCCCGTGACAGCTTCGGCCAGATTCGCGAGTCGGTGGATATCATCCGCGACATGAACACCCAGATCGCCACGGCCGCGGAAGAACAGCACCAGGTAGCGGAGGACATCAACCGTCACATCAGCCAGATCCATGGTGATGCGCAACTGGTGGCCGAGCTGGCCCAGGCGGCGCGTCAGGATTCCGAGAGCCTGGCCGGGCTTTCCAATGAACTGGATGCGTTGGTACGCCGCTTCCGGACCTGA
- a CDS encoding heavy metal translocating P-type ATPase — protein MPASTTFDLPISGMTCASCAGRVERALRKVAGAEQVSVNLATEQARVQAPANSLPALVDAVREAGYAVPTRTVELEIGGMTCASCAGRVERALSKMAGVEQVSVNLASERAHLNVLQALDERLLIEAVEKAGYSASLPQAGQDEHSDNRQRLRKERLAVGLALLLALPLVLPMLVQPFGLHWMLPAWAQFLLATPVQFILGARFYVAAWKAVRAGAGNMDLLVALGTSAGYGLSLYQWATAPVGMAPHLYFEASAVVIALVLLGKYLESRAKRQTASAIRALEALRPERAVRLVDGLEQDVPIAQLRLGDLVLVKPGERFPVDGLVEEGSSHADEALISGESLPVPKQPGDTVTGGAINGEGRLLVRTQALGTETVLARIIRLVEDAQAAKAPIQKLVDRVSQVFVPAVLVIALITLLGWWLAGAPLETALINAVAVLVIACPCALGLATPAAIMAGTGVAARHGILIKDAEALERAHAVNRVVFDKTGTLTSGSPRVVHSQALVGDSAELHRLAGALQRGSEHPLAKAVLQACAEQNLDVPTVSNSQSLTGRGIAGHVQGRELALGNRRLLDESGLQPGALTSQAQAWETEGRTLSWLIERGEQPRVIGLFAFGDSLKPGAEQAVTALRARHISSHLLTGDNRGSAKVVAEALGIDDVHAEVLPADKAATVAALKQDGVVAMVGDGINDAPALAAADIGIAMGGGTDVAMQAAGITLMRGDPRLVPAALEISRKTYAKIRQNLFWAFIYNLIGIPLAALGYLNPVLAGAAMALSSVSVVSNALWLKTWKPSTTSQEAP, from the coding sequence ATGCCCGCATCCACCACTTTCGACCTGCCGATTTCCGGCATGACCTGCGCCAGCTGTGCTGGCCGTGTCGAGCGCGCCCTGCGCAAGGTCGCCGGCGCTGAACAAGTCAGCGTCAACCTCGCCACCGAACAGGCCCGCGTCCAGGCGCCGGCCAACAGCCTGCCCGCCCTGGTCGACGCCGTGCGCGAAGCAGGCTACGCCGTCCCCACCCGCACCGTCGAACTGGAAATCGGCGGCATGACCTGCGCCAGCTGCGCAGGCCGGGTCGAACGCGCCCTGAGCAAAATGGCGGGAGTCGAGCAGGTCAGCGTCAACCTGGCCAGTGAACGTGCCCACCTGAACGTACTGCAAGCACTGGACGAACGCCTGCTGATCGAAGCAGTGGAAAAAGCCGGCTACAGCGCCAGCCTTCCGCAGGCCGGGCAGGATGAGCACAGCGACAACCGCCAGCGTCTGCGCAAAGAGCGCCTGGCCGTCGGCCTGGCCCTGCTGCTCGCACTGCCCTTGGTACTGCCCATGCTGGTACAGCCGTTCGGCCTGCATTGGATGCTGCCTGCCTGGGCCCAGTTCCTGCTCGCCACACCGGTGCAGTTCATCCTTGGTGCACGCTTCTACGTGGCCGCCTGGAAAGCCGTTCGCGCCGGGGCCGGCAACATGGACCTGCTGGTAGCCCTAGGTACCAGCGCCGGTTACGGGCTGAGCCTGTACCAGTGGGCGACCGCCCCGGTGGGGATGGCCCCACACCTGTACTTCGAAGCCTCGGCCGTGGTCATCGCCCTGGTACTGCTAGGCAAGTATCTGGAAAGCCGTGCCAAACGTCAGACCGCCAGTGCCATCCGTGCCCTCGAAGCATTGCGCCCAGAACGCGCCGTACGGCTGGTCGACGGCCTTGAGCAAGATGTGCCCATCGCCCAGTTGCGCCTCGGCGACCTGGTGCTGGTCAAGCCCGGTGAACGCTTCCCGGTCGACGGCCTGGTGGAAGAAGGCAGCAGCCACGCCGACGAGGCCCTGATCAGCGGCGAAAGCCTGCCCGTGCCCAAGCAACCGGGCGACACGGTCACAGGGGGTGCGATCAACGGCGAGGGCCGTCTGCTGGTGCGCACTCAGGCACTGGGTACGGAAACCGTGCTGGCCCGAATCATCCGCCTGGTCGAGGACGCCCAAGCCGCCAAGGCCCCCATCCAGAAACTGGTGGACCGCGTCAGCCAGGTGTTTGTCCCGGCGGTGCTAGTGATTGCGCTGATCACGCTGCTCGGTTGGTGGCTGGCCGGTGCACCGCTGGAAACCGCCCTGATCAATGCCGTCGCGGTACTGGTCATCGCCTGCCCTTGCGCCCTGGGCCTGGCCACGCCAGCGGCGATCATGGCCGGCACGGGTGTCGCCGCCCGTCACGGCATTCTGATCAAGGACGCTGAAGCTCTGGAACGCGCGCATGCGGTCAACCGCGTGGTGTTCGACAAAACCGGCACCCTGACCTCCGGTAGCCCGCGGGTGGTCCACAGCCAGGCGCTGGTCGGCGACAGTGCCGAACTGCATCGCCTGGCTGGCGCCCTGCAGCGCGGCAGCGAGCACCCATTGGCCAAGGCTGTGCTGCAGGCTTGTGCCGAGCAGAACCTGGATGTCCCGACCGTGAGCAACAGCCAGTCCCTGACCGGACGCGGTATCGCCGGGCACGTGCAAGGGCGCGAACTGGCCCTGGGCAACCGGCGTCTGCTCGACGAAAGCGGCCTGCAGCCCGGCGCACTCACTTCCCAAGCCCAGGCCTGGGAAACAGAAGGACGCACCCTGTCGTGGCTTATCGAGCGTGGTGAACAGCCCCGCGTGATCGGCCTGTTCGCCTTCGGTGACAGCCTCAAACCCGGTGCCGAGCAGGCCGTGACCGCCCTGCGGGCGCGCCACATCAGCAGCCATTTGTTGACCGGCGATAACCGCGGCAGCGCCAAGGTCGTGGCCGAGGCCCTTGGCATCGACGATGTTCACGCCGAAGTGCTGCCGGCCGACAAAGCCGCCACCGTGGCCGCTCTCAAGCAGGATGGTGTGGTAGCGATGGTGGGAGACGGCATCAACGACGCCCCGGCCCTGGCCGCCGCCGATATCGGCATTGCCATGGGCGGTGGTACCGATGTAGCCATGCAGGCTGCCGGCATCACCCTGATGCGTGGCGACCCGCGCCTGGTACCTGCTGCCCTGGAGATCAGCCGCAAGACCTACGCGAAGATTCGTCAGAACCTGTTCTGGGCCTTCATCTACAACCTCATCGGCATTCCGCTGGCAGCGTTGGGCTACCTCAATCCGGTGCTGGCAGGCGCCGCGATGGCGCTGTCGAGCGTCAGCGTGGTCAGCAATGCGCTGTGGCTGAAAACCTGGAAACCCTCGACTACCTCGCAGGAGGCCCCATGA
- a CDS encoding heavy-metal-associated domain-containing protein → MQVFNVQGMTCGHCVKAVTRAVQEQDAQARVEVDLAGKQVRVQSDLTSERILDAIREEGYQAEVA, encoded by the coding sequence ATGCAAGTGTTCAACGTACAAGGCATGACCTGTGGCCACTGCGTGAAAGCGGTGACTCGTGCGGTGCAAGAGCAGGATGCGCAGGCTCGGGTGGAGGTTGATCTGGCTGGCAAGCAGGTGCGAGTGCAGAGCGATTTGACGAGCGAGCGGATTCTGGATGCGATTCGTGAAGAGGGGTATCAGGCCGAGGTGGCTTGA
- a CDS encoding 8-oxoguanine deaminase, with protein MPATRIWLKSPLAIFTANNTDARGGLVIEDGRISELLALGESPSQPCDQVFDAREHVVLPGLINTHHHFYQTLTRAWAPVVNQPLFPWLKTLYPVWARLTPAKLELASQVALAELLLSGCTTAADHHYLFPQGLDNAIDVQVEAVRKLGMRAMLTRGSMSLGEDDGGLPPQQTVQQGEVILADSQRLIHSYHERGEGAQIQIALAPCSPFSVTPEIMRASATLAEELDVRLHTHLAETLDEEDFCLQRFGLRTVDYLDSVGWLGPRTWLAHGIHFNGDEMARLGAAGTGICHCPSSNMRLASGICPTVELEAAGAPVGLGVDGSASNDASNMILEARQALYLQRLRYGAEQITPERALGWATRGSANLLGRQDIGELAVGKQADLALFKLDELRFSGSHDPLSALLLCGADRADRVMVGGQWRVIDGQIEGLDIQGLIADHRQAAAQLIAG; from the coding sequence ATGCCTGCGACCCGTATCTGGTTGAAATCTCCCCTTGCCATCTTCACCGCCAACAACACCGACGCCCGCGGCGGCCTGGTGATCGAAGATGGTCGCATCAGCGAACTCCTCGCCCTTGGCGAAAGCCCCAGCCAACCCTGCGATCAGGTTTTCGACGCCCGCGAGCACGTTGTGCTGCCGGGCCTGATCAACACCCATCACCACTTCTACCAAACCCTCACCCGGGCCTGGGCGCCGGTGGTGAACCAACCGTTGTTCCCCTGGCTGAAAACCCTGTACCCAGTCTGGGCGCGCCTGACCCCGGCCAAGCTCGAACTGGCAAGCCAGGTGGCCCTGGCGGAGTTGCTGCTGTCAGGCTGCACGACGGCTGCAGACCACCACTACCTGTTCCCCCAGGGCCTGGACAACGCCATCGATGTGCAGGTCGAGGCCGTGCGCAAGCTGGGTATGCGCGCCATGCTGACCCGCGGCTCAATGAGCTTGGGCGAGGACGATGGTGGCTTGCCGCCGCAGCAGACCGTACAACAGGGTGAAGTGATCCTGGCTGACAGCCAGCGGCTTATCCACAGCTACCACGAGCGCGGTGAGGGCGCGCAGATCCAGATCGCCCTGGCGCCCTGCTCGCCGTTCTCGGTCACCCCGGAAATCATGCGCGCCAGTGCGACGCTTGCCGAAGAACTGGATGTGCGCCTGCACACGCACCTGGCCGAGACCCTCGATGAAGAAGACTTCTGCCTGCAGCGCTTTGGCCTTCGCACCGTGGACTACCTGGACAGCGTCGGCTGGCTTGGTCCGCGTACCTGGCTGGCCCATGGCATTCATTTCAACGGCGATGAAATGGCCCGCCTGGGTGCCGCCGGTACCGGTATCTGCCACTGCCCAAGTTCGAACATGCGCCTGGCTTCGGGCATCTGCCCGACCGTGGAGCTGGAAGCAGCCGGAGCTCCCGTGGGCCTGGGCGTGGACGGCTCGGCATCCAACGATGCCTCGAACATGATCCTCGAAGCTCGCCAGGCGCTGTACCTGCAGCGCCTGCGCTACGGTGCCGAGCAGATCACCCCCGAACGCGCCCTGGGCTGGGCGACACGTGGTTCGGCAAACCTGCTGGGCCGCCAGGACATCGGTGAGCTGGCCGTTGGCAAGCAAGCCGACCTGGCACTGTTCAAGCTCGATGAACTGCGTTTCTCGGGTAGCCACGACCCACTGTCGGCGCTGCTGCTGTGCGGCGCGGACCGTGCTGACCGGGTCATGGTCGGCGGCCAGTGGCGCGTCATCGATGGCCAGATCGAGGGCTTGGACATCCAGGGCCTGATTGCCGACCACCGCCAGGCAGCCGCGCAACTGATCGCCGGTTGA
- a CDS encoding multidrug effflux MFS transporter, producing MNLRMVLILGALSAFGPLAIDFYLPAFPAMAQAFATDEQHVQTTLAAYFLGLSIGQLAYGPVADRFGRRKPLLFGVALFTVASLACAFAPNLDTLILARFVQALGGCAGMVLSRAIVSDKCDAVASAKVFSQLMLVMGLAPILAPMLGGVLVNLAGWQSIFLTLSLFSAACLVAVGMGLPESLPEHMPRQPLSGALRQYFRLLSDRVFLGHALTGGIAIAGMFAYIAGSPFVFIKLYGVPAEHYGWFFGANAAGFILVAQVNARLLSKRGPAFLLVRAVWMYLAAGLVLLGVAATRPTQLWPLLVPLFVCIASLGCIIPNASACAMSGQGARAGSASALMGCVQFSVAAGAAALVGLLHDGSAVPMAMVISLCGALVVSVALLTRYLQARRPA from the coding sequence ATGAACCTGAGAATGGTGCTGATCCTGGGCGCATTGAGTGCGTTCGGGCCCTTGGCGATCGACTTCTACCTGCCCGCCTTCCCGGCCATGGCGCAGGCCTTCGCCACCGATGAACAACATGTCCAGACCACCCTGGCGGCCTACTTCCTCGGGCTGTCCATCGGCCAGTTGGCCTACGGCCCGGTCGCCGATCGATTTGGCCGGCGCAAACCGCTGCTGTTCGGTGTGGCGTTGTTCACCGTGGCGTCCTTGGCCTGTGCCTTTGCGCCCAACCTCGACACCTTGATCCTGGCGCGGTTCGTTCAAGCGCTGGGCGGTTGCGCCGGCATGGTCCTGTCGCGGGCCATCGTCAGTGACAAGTGTGATGCAGTGGCGTCGGCCAAAGTGTTCTCGCAACTGATGCTCGTCATGGGCCTGGCACCAATCCTCGCGCCGATGCTTGGCGGGGTACTGGTGAACCTTGCGGGCTGGCAGTCGATCTTCCTGACCCTGAGCCTGTTCAGCGCGGCCTGCCTGGTGGCGGTTGGCATGGGGTTGCCGGAAAGCCTGCCTGAGCACATGCCCCGGCAACCGCTGTCCGGTGCACTGCGCCAGTACTTCCGCTTACTCAGTGATCGGGTGTTCCTGGGCCATGCCCTGACCGGGGGTATCGCCATCGCCGGGATGTTTGCCTACATCGCCGGTTCACCTTTCGTATTCATCAAGCTCTATGGTGTGCCTGCCGAACATTACGGCTGGTTCTTCGGCGCCAACGCAGCGGGCTTCATTCTTGTGGCGCAGGTCAATGCCCGCTTGCTGTCCAAACGCGGCCCGGCCTTCCTGCTCGTGCGCGCAGTGTGGATGTACCTGGCCGCAGGGTTGGTGTTGCTTGGGGTGGCGGCCACGCGGCCGACGCAGTTGTGGCCGTTGCTGGTGCCCTTGTTCGTTTGCATTGCCAGCCTGGGCTGCATCATTCCCAATGCATCGGCCTGCGCCATGAGCGGCCAGGGTGCGCGGGCAGGTAGTGCTTCGGCCCTGATGGGCTGCGTTCAGTTCAGTGTCGCCGCAGGCGCGGCGGCACTGGTCGGGCTGTTGCATGATGGCAGCGCGGTGCCGATGGCCATGGTCATCAGCTTGTGCGGTGCGTTGGTGGTCAGTGTCGCGCTGCTGACCCGGTACTTGCAGGCCAGGCGTCCGGCATGA
- the cueR gene encoding Cu(I)-responsive transcriptional regulator yields MNIGQAARRSGLSTKMIRYYESIGLLKPPTRSDSGYRLYQQEDLHRLAFIKRSRDLGFSLDEVAKLLTLWQDRQRASADVKALAMQHIEELNRRIEELVSLRDTLDELVAHCQGNDRPDCPILKDLANGSKCCH; encoded by the coding sequence ATGAACATCGGCCAGGCCGCCCGCCGCAGCGGGCTCAGCACCAAGATGATCCGCTATTACGAGTCCATCGGACTGCTCAAACCACCGACCCGAAGCGACAGCGGCTATCGCCTGTACCAACAGGAAGACCTGCACCGCCTGGCCTTCATCAAGCGCTCACGCGATCTGGGCTTCTCGCTGGACGAGGTGGCAAAACTGCTGACCCTTTGGCAGGACCGCCAACGCGCCAGCGCCGATGTGAAGGCCCTGGCCATGCAACACATAGAAGAACTGAACCGGCGCATCGAAGAGTTGGTCAGCCTGCGCGATACCCTCGACGAACTGGTTGCGCATTGCCAGGGCAACGACCGACCAGACTGTCCGATACTCAAGGATCTGGCCAATGGCAGTAAGTGCTGTCATTAA